The following proteins are encoded in a genomic region of Flammeovirga pectinis:
- a CDS encoding NHL repeat-containing protein has product MYKIIFSFFFCLTLTSTVFAQKEEGKKKKNKKTITADPNAKLIKPTDVAFDEKSGLFYISSPGNHGIIKRGRRGGAVFAVKDLLHPRGLTTYGGILYVADSNRVVGYQLKTSKKVFEENIDGANALHSIACDGSHLFVSDKSVSKIFKITIKSKKQEILTADIVNPTGLYYDKKLREILILSSQESGGGVYTYNLRNKEIELRLTVDEFPYLEDITFNESMSYYITAWGADHKENVIIKINSSLKREARVIQSSTDGPSGLLYIKRTNELAIASEYSNNLNIIKLGY; this is encoded by the coding sequence ATGTATAAGATAATTTTTAGTTTCTTTTTCTGTTTAACTTTAACGAGTACTGTTTTTGCCCAAAAAGAAGAAGGCAAAAAGAAGAAAAACAAAAAGACAATTACTGCCGATCCAAATGCAAAACTTATAAAACCTACTGATGTAGCCTTTGATGAGAAATCTGGACTGTTTTATATTAGTTCTCCTGGTAACCATGGTATCATAAAAAGAGGTCGCCGAGGAGGTGCTGTTTTTGCCGTAAAAGATTTATTACACCCTAGAGGATTAACTACTTATGGAGGTATTCTATATGTTGCAGATTCCAATAGAGTGGTTGGCTATCAATTAAAAACATCTAAAAAAGTCTTTGAAGAAAATATTGACGGGGCCAATGCTTTACATAGCATAGCTTGTGATGGATCGCATTTATTTGTATCTGACAAATCTGTTTCTAAGATTTTTAAAATCACGATAAAATCTAAGAAACAAGAAATTCTTACTGCTGATATTGTTAACCCTACTGGGTTATATTACGATAAAAAATTAAGAGAAATTTTAATTCTAAGTTCTCAAGAAAGTGGTGGAGGGGTTTATACTTATAACCTTAGAAATAAAGAAATTGAGTTACGATTAACAGTTGATGAATTTCCTTATTTAGAAGATATTACTTTTAATGAATCTATGAGTTATTACATTACTGCTTGGGGAGCAGACCATAAAGAAAATGTAATAATTAAAATTAATAGTAGCTTAAAAAGAGAGGCAAGAGTTATCCAATCTTCTACAGATGGACCAAGTGGTTTACTTTATATAAAAAGAACAAACGAACTGGCCATTGCAAGTGAATATTCTAATAATCTGAATATTATTAAACTAGGTTACTAA
- a CDS encoding helix-turn-helix transcriptional regulator, with translation MNNNTRFDTYLSLGNSFHFTYDCLNLTISSISDNLESETGYIKNEILNNSSFHFTDSNFFNKNIKNYISIYNSFIALHINTYIDYNVFFHFPLIRKDNSVAECVCEVSIDQLTAGNKIAICSASVSIIKDNFQNIEKDGISIITSIHKFSYSTILSLEELEQNIKTTQLSEREIEILFLVSNGLSNQQIADKINVSIHTVTTHKKNIITRTGTSNIMNTIKKAVKLKMI, from the coding sequence ATGAACAACAACACTAGGTTTGACACTTACCTAAGTCTTGGAAATAGCTTCCACTTTACATACGACTGTTTAAACTTAACAATTTCAAGTATTTCAGATAATCTTGAGAGCGAAACAGGATATATCAAAAATGAGATTCTAAATAATTCGAGTTTTCATTTTACTGACAGTAATTTCTTCAATAAGAATATTAAAAATTATATTAGTATCTATAACTCATTTATAGCGCTACATATTAATACATATATCGATTATAATGTATTTTTTCACTTCCCCTTAATTAGAAAAGATAATTCTGTTGCTGAATGTGTTTGTGAAGTTTCTATAGATCAGTTAACTGCAGGTAATAAAATTGCAATTTGCTCAGCTTCTGTATCTATTATTAAAGATAATTTTCAGAATATTGAAAAAGATGGTATTAGTATTATTACATCAATACATAAATTTTCCTATTCTACTATCCTTTCTCTAGAAGAGTTAGAACAAAATATTAAAACTACTCAATTGTCTGAGAGAGAAATTGAGATTCTATTTTTAGTTAGTAATGGTTTATCAAACCAGCAAATAGCCGACAAAATTAATGTTAGTATACATACTGTTACTACGCATAAAAAAAATATTATTACAAGAACTGGCACATCTAATATTATGAATACTATAAAAAAAGCTGTAAAATTAAAGATGATTTAA
- a CDS encoding helix-turn-helix transcriptional regulator, whose amino-acid sequence MIDLIATDFVANLTYIYENKGIGKKIISNTNASYNQSNTIIEKSSYFNYPGPTVDFIVDVEKFTFLVLKNRGINFEFPSIESDLSFLIKSLDVLTLEEDKDVYLYSINKLFNYFIFLFYKDIECNYRSSFTFRINNSKGMINQFMQQNIPLEIKNGQITKFYSSITDISHISTKQEYKLSFFNIINNDVHHIDIKKFTHSPTDQVPEINLSERELEILIHISNGLNAKAIAIELAISIETVNKHKKNMIKKNNVNNLIQLATKAIKKGIL is encoded by the coding sequence ATGATAGATTTAATTGCTACAGATTTTGTAGCTAACCTAACTTACATTTATGAAAATAAAGGTATTGGTAAAAAAATAATTTCCAATACCAATGCATCTTATAATCAAAGTAATACTATAATTGAAAAGAGCAGTTACTTTAATTATCCTGGACCTACTGTCGATTTTATAGTTGATGTTGAAAAATTCACCTTTTTAGTATTAAAAAATAGAGGTATTAACTTCGAGTTTCCAAGCATAGAATCTGATTTATCGTTTCTAATCAAAAGTCTTGATGTATTGACATTAGAAGAAGATAAAGACGTCTACCTTTACTCAATCAATAAACTTTTTAATTACTTTATCTTTCTATTTTATAAAGATATAGAATGTAATTATAGATCAAGTTTTACCTTCAGAATAAATAATTCTAAAGGAATGATCAATCAGTTTATGCAACAAAATATTCCTCTTGAAATCAAAAATGGTCAGATTACTAAATTCTATTCTAGTATTACTGATATATCGCATATATCTACTAAACAGGAATATAAACTGTCTTTTTTTAATATTATTAATAATGATGTACATCATATAGATATAAAGAAATTTACTCATTCTCCTACTGATCAAGTACCAGAAATTAACTTATCGGAAAGAGAGTTAGAAATCCTTATTCATATTTCGAATGGCTTAAATGCAAAGGCTATTGCCATAGAATTAGCTATTTCTATAGAAACAGTGAACAAGCATAAAAAAAATATGATTAAGAAAAATAATGTAAATAACCTGATTCAATTAGCTACTAAAGCCATTAAAAAGGGTATTCTTTAA
- a CDS encoding NCS2 family permease produces the protein MNNSQAENGFLERFFNIKKHGSTKRQEVIGGVTTFLTMAYIIFVNPSILGEAGMDKGALFTVTCVAALIGTLLAALWARVPFAMAPGMGLNAFFTYALVLGRGLPWETALGIVFISGITFILLTVLGVREKIVNAIPLSLRLATSAGIGLFITFIGFKNMGLVVSNPATLVGLGHLGTPTIIALLGLIFIVVLEVMKVRGGILIGIIVMTIVGMAMGEVALPSEIVSLPPSMAPIAFKLDIMSALDLAFIAPIFSFMFVDLFDSVGTIVACSYEAKMVDKKGNIPKIGRILEADSLATVIGSVLGTSTTTTYIESASGIAQGARTGLASVVTAALFAIALLFAPLVTIVPAFATAPALVMVGIYMFKNIKDIEFSDLVEGAPAFLTIILMPLTYSISNGLTFGFLSYLIIALCSGQVKRISKVMWVIGLLSAVNLYIAALA, from the coding sequence ATGAATAATTCACAGGCAGAAAATGGATTTTTAGAGCGCTTTTTTAATATTAAAAAGCACGGTTCTACCAAACGTCAAGAAGTAATTGGAGGGGTAACAACTTTCCTTACAATGGCCTACATTATATTTGTTAACCCTAGTATTTTAGGTGAAGCAGGTATGGATAAAGGAGCCTTATTTACTGTAACATGTGTTGCAGCTCTTATTGGTACTTTATTGGCTGCTCTTTGGGCGAGAGTACCTTTTGCAATGGCTCCAGGAATGGGATTAAACGCATTCTTTACTTATGCTTTAGTACTTGGTAGAGGTTTACCTTGGGAAACAGCTTTAGGTATTGTATTTATATCTGGTATTACTTTTATACTACTTACTGTTTTAGGTGTTAGAGAGAAAATTGTAAATGCAATCCCTCTATCGTTACGTTTAGCAACATCAGCTGGTATTGGGCTTTTTATTACTTTTATTGGTTTTAAAAATATGGGTCTAGTAGTTTCTAACCCAGCTACATTAGTTGGTTTAGGACATTTAGGTACACCTACAATTATAGCATTACTAGGTCTTATATTTATAGTTGTTTTAGAAGTAATGAAAGTTAGAGGTGGAATTCTAATTGGAATTATTGTAATGACAATTGTAGGTATGGCTATGGGTGAAGTAGCATTACCTTCAGAAATTGTTTCTTTACCTCCATCTATGGCACCTATTGCTTTTAAACTAGATATAATGAGTGCATTGGATTTAGCATTTATTGCTCCAATATTCTCTTTTATGTTTGTTGATTTATTTGATTCTGTAGGTACAATTGTAGCTTGTTCTTATGAAGCTAAAATGGTAGATAAAAAGGGTAATATTCCTAAAATTGGAAGAATATTAGAAGCCGACTCATTAGCAACTGTAATTGGTTCTGTTCTAGGAACATCTACAACTACAACATATATCGAATCTGCCTCTGGAATTGCACAAGGCGCTAGAACAGGTTTAGCTTCTGTAGTTACTGCTGCTTTATTTGCAATAGCCCTATTATTTGCCCCTTTAGTAACTATTGTTCCTGCATTTGCTACTGCCCCTGCATTAGTTATGGTGGGTATTTATATGTTTAAAAATATAAAAGATATTGAATTTAGTGATTTAGTAGAAGGAGCTCCTGCTTTCTTAACTATTATCTTAATGCCATTAACTTACAGTATCAGTAATGGATTAACATTCGGTTTCCTTTCGTACTTAATTATTGCATTATGCAGCGGTCAGGTAAAAAGAATCTCGAAAGTTATGTGGGTTATTGGTTTACTATCTGCTGTTAATTTATACATTGCAGCACTAGCGTAA